From a region of the Mycobacterium sp. SMC-8 genome:
- the nhaA gene encoding Na+/H+ antiporter NhaA — protein MRRPVFSRGSWAETRRVTEILRKETVGGAILLVAAAAALIWANSPWAQSYFALRDLELGGEWFGLHLNLTLGAWAADGLLAIFFLVVGFELKREFVAGDLRDPSRAALPIAAAVGGMVVPALIFVLVNLNTGDGALRGWAIPTATDIAFAVAVLAVIATHLPSALRTFLLTLAVIDDLLAITVIAVFYTQEINGWALALAVVPLALFTVCVQRGVQKWWVLVPLAVAVWVLVHESGVHATVAGVLLGFAVPVRRSATQRGREVEPEHRVGMAEYFEHRFRPISAGVAIPVFAFFAAGVSIGGLSGLTRALGDPITLGIVLGLVLGKPIGILLTTRVLSAVTRASLDSSLRWVDVLGMSMLAGVGFTVSLLIGDLAYGMGSERDEFVKIGVLSGSLLAATLAAGILLTRNRVYRRIYQEETADADRDGVPDVYQTRQD, from the coding sequence ATGCGCCGCCCGGTCTTCTCACGAGGTTCCTGGGCGGAGACCCGCCGGGTCACCGAAATTCTCCGCAAGGAAACCGTCGGCGGCGCCATCCTCCTGGTGGCCGCCGCTGCGGCGTTGATCTGGGCGAATTCCCCGTGGGCGCAGAGCTACTTCGCGCTGCGCGATCTCGAGCTGGGAGGCGAATGGTTCGGGCTGCACCTGAACCTCACGCTGGGGGCCTGGGCCGCCGACGGGCTGCTGGCGATCTTCTTTCTGGTGGTCGGCTTTGAGCTCAAGCGGGAGTTCGTTGCCGGCGATCTACGGGATCCGAGTCGGGCGGCGCTGCCGATCGCTGCCGCGGTCGGCGGCATGGTGGTGCCCGCGCTGATCTTCGTCCTGGTGAACCTCAACACCGGGGACGGGGCGTTGCGCGGCTGGGCGATCCCGACTGCCACGGACATCGCGTTCGCGGTGGCGGTGCTCGCCGTGATCGCCACCCATCTGCCGTCCGCGCTGAGGACGTTCCTGCTGACGCTGGCCGTCATCGATGACCTGCTGGCGATCACCGTCATCGCCGTGTTCTACACCCAGGAGATCAACGGGTGGGCGTTGGCCCTGGCGGTGGTTCCGCTGGCGCTCTTCACAGTGTGCGTCCAGCGCGGCGTCCAGAAGTGGTGGGTGCTCGTCCCTCTGGCGGTGGCGGTGTGGGTGCTGGTGCACGAGTCGGGTGTGCACGCCACGGTGGCCGGCGTGCTGCTCGGTTTCGCGGTTCCGGTGCGGCGATCGGCGACACAGCGGGGACGTGAAGTCGAGCCGGAGCACCGGGTGGGTATGGCCGAGTATTTCGAACACCGGTTCCGTCCGATCTCGGCCGGCGTCGCGATTCCGGTGTTCGCCTTCTTCGCCGCCGGTGTGAGCATCGGTGGTCTCAGCGGGCTGACCCGGGCACTCGGCGATCCGATCACCTTGGGAATCGTGCTCGGCCTGGTCTTGGGCAAGCCGATCGGGATCCTGCTCACCACCCGTGTCCTGTCGGCGGTGACGCGGGCCAGCCTGGATTCGTCGTTGCGGTGGGTGGACGTGCTCGGGATGTCCATGCTGGCCGGCGTCGGGTTCACCGTGTCGCTGTTGATCGGCGACCTGGCCTACGGCATGGGGTCCGAACGTGACGAATTTGTGAAGATCGGTGTGTTGTCCGGCTCGCTGCTGGCGGCCACGTTGGCGGCCGGCATCCTGCTCACCAGAAACCGTGTCTACCGGCGGATATACCAGGAAGAAACGGCCGATGCCGACCGCGACGGAGTGCCCGATGTCTACCAGACTCGACAGGACTGA
- the dxs gene encoding 1-deoxy-D-xylulose-5-phosphate synthase, with the protein MLEQIRGPADLQHLSQAQMEDLAREIRDFLIHKVAATGGHLGPNLGVVELTLALHRVFDSPHDPILFDTGHQAYVHKMLTGRSQDFNSLRKKDGLSGYPSRAESEHDWVESSHASSALSYADGLAKAFELSGHRNRHVVAVVGDGALTGGMCWEAMNNIAASRRPIVIVVNDNGRSYAPTIGGFAEHLAGLRLQPGYERFLEEGRKAVRGVPMIGEFCYQCMHSIKAGIKDALSPQVMFTDLGLKYVGPIDGHDEHAVESALRHARAFNAPVVVHVVTRKGMGYAPAENDVDDQMHACGVIDPQTGLATSVPGPGWTSTFSEALIRLASKRRDIVAITAAMPGPTGLSAFRERFPDRFFDVGIAEQHAMTSAAGLAMGGMHPVVAIYSTFLNRAFDQMLMDVALHKLPVTMVLDRSGITGPDGASHNGMWDLSILGIVPGMRVAAPRDGARLREELGEAVEVNDGPTAVRFPKGDVGEDIPAIERRDGVDILTLPAEGMSEDVLVVAVGPFAAMALAVAERLRNQGIGVTVVDPRWVLPVPEQIATLADRHKLVVTIEDNGGHGGVGSAVSSALRRNEIDVPCRDAALPQEFFAHASRGEVLAEVGLTEQSIARQITGWVAALGAAAGDSEVSERVD; encoded by the coding sequence ATGCTTGAACAGATCCGCGGTCCCGCAGATCTACAGCACCTGTCGCAGGCGCAGATGGAGGACCTGGCCCGCGAAATCCGTGACTTCCTGATCCACAAGGTCGCGGCGACGGGTGGGCATCTGGGACCCAACCTCGGCGTTGTCGAGCTCACGCTGGCGCTGCACCGGGTCTTCGATTCCCCGCACGACCCGATCCTCTTCGACACCGGGCACCAGGCCTACGTGCACAAGATGCTCACGGGTCGCAGCCAGGACTTCAATTCGCTGCGCAAAAAGGACGGCCTGTCCGGCTATCCGTCGCGCGCCGAGAGTGAGCACGACTGGGTCGAGTCCAGCCACGCCAGCTCAGCGCTGTCCTACGCCGACGGTCTGGCCAAGGCGTTCGAGCTGTCCGGGCACCGCAACCGGCACGTGGTGGCGGTGGTCGGGGACGGTGCGCTGACCGGGGGCATGTGCTGGGAGGCGATGAACAACATCGCCGCGTCGCGTCGCCCGATCGTGATCGTGGTCAACGACAACGGCCGCAGCTATGCGCCGACCATCGGCGGTTTCGCCGAACACCTCGCCGGCCTGCGGCTGCAGCCCGGCTACGAGCGCTTCCTGGAGGAGGGCCGCAAGGCGGTCCGTGGCGTGCCGATGATCGGCGAGTTCTGCTACCAGTGCATGCACAGCATCAAGGCCGGCATCAAGGATGCGTTGTCACCGCAGGTGATGTTCACCGATCTCGGCCTGAAGTACGTGGGGCCCATCGACGGTCACGACGAGCACGCTGTGGAAAGCGCGCTGCGGCACGCCCGCGCGTTCAACGCCCCGGTGGTGGTGCATGTCGTGACCCGCAAGGGCATGGGCTACGCGCCCGCCGAGAACGACGTCGACGATCAGATGCACGCGTGCGGTGTCATCGACCCCCAAACCGGTCTGGCGACCTCGGTGCCCGGGCCCGGCTGGACGTCGACGTTCTCCGAGGCGCTGATCCGGCTGGCGAGCAAGCGCCGAGACATCGTCGCCATCACCGCCGCGATGCCCGGACCCACCGGATTGAGCGCGTTCCGGGAACGCTTCCCGGATCGCTTCTTCGACGTCGGTATCGCCGAGCAGCACGCGATGACGTCGGCCGCGGGGCTGGCCATGGGCGGCATGCATCCGGTGGTGGCGATCTACTCGACGTTCCTCAACCGCGCGTTCGACCAGATGCTGATGGACGTCGCGCTGCACAAGCTGCCGGTGACCATGGTGCTGGACCGCTCCGGGATCACCGGACCGGACGGCGCCAGCCACAACGGAATGTGGGACCTGTCGATCCTGGGCATCGTGCCCGGCATGCGGGTCGCCGCACCACGCGACGGTGCGCGCCTGCGGGAGGAACTCGGCGAAGCTGTCGAGGTCAACGACGGCCCCACCGCCGTGCGGTTCCCGAAAGGCGATGTCGGCGAAGACATCCCGGCGATCGAACGTCGCGACGGGGTGGACATCCTCACGCTTCCTGCCGAGGGGATGTCCGAGGACGTGCTCGTGGTGGCCGTCGGTCCGTTCGCCGCGATGGCGCTGGCGGTCGCCGAACGACTGCGCAACCAAGGCATCGGTGTGACCGTGGTGGACCCGCGGTGGGTGCTGCCCGTGCCCGAACAGATCGCGACCCTGGCGGACCGGCACAAGCTCGTCGTCACCATCGAGGACAACGGCGGTCACGGTGGGGTCGGATCGGCGGTGTCGAGTGCGTTGCGTCGCAACGAGATCGATGTGCCGTGCCGGGACGCCGCGCTGCCGCAGGAGTTCTTCGCCCACGCCTCGCGGGGTGAGGTGCTCGCCGAGGTCGGGCTGACCGAACAGAGCATCGCCCGCCAGATCACCGGCTGGGTGGCCGCGCTCGGCGCCGCCGCCGGTGACAGCGAGGTCAGTGAGCGCGTCGACTGA
- a CDS encoding S9 family peptidase gives MAKTHSARLTAGAVLTIAALVGCAPTADAATPMWSGLDARALEVPAASPGTLLDTVPLDPALSVPGAGAAYRILYSTIDQHDRPAVSTAVVFTPSIAAPQGGWPVIAWAHGTVGLGDDCTPSALPRSGRDKEYLSHWLDQGYAVVGSDYTGLGTPGLMSYLNSRSTARAVVDSVIAARQMDLDLSPKWAVVGQSQGGGAAVATARWATEFSAGRGLDYRGVVATGTPANVENIVKQAGPDMAVPPELGPMGSAYTAYIVAALREARPDLDLDQVLTREGRAAADKAETLCAAELPGALEGLKVPEFFTAPIASIPGAPEAIDAYMGVPATGYDRPVFLGVGMQDRDVPPNLTLRFSERLTDNGQGVTLKVYPDSDHSGTVLASIPDSTPFLARALA, from the coding sequence ATGGCGAAAACCCACTCCGCTCGCCTCACGGCGGGCGCCGTGCTGACGATCGCTGCGCTGGTGGGCTGTGCTCCGACCGCGGATGCCGCCACACCCATGTGGTCCGGCCTGGACGCCAGGGCGCTGGAGGTGCCCGCCGCGTCACCCGGCACCCTGCTGGACACCGTGCCGCTGGACCCGGCGCTGTCGGTGCCGGGGGCCGGCGCCGCCTACCGCATCCTGTACTCCACCATCGACCAGCACGACCGCCCCGCGGTCAGCACCGCGGTGGTGTTCACCCCCAGCATCGCTGCCCCGCAGGGTGGGTGGCCGGTGATCGCGTGGGCGCACGGCACCGTCGGGCTCGGTGACGACTGCACCCCGTCGGCGCTGCCACGCAGCGGCCGCGACAAGGAGTATCTGTCGCACTGGCTCGACCAGGGCTACGCGGTGGTGGGCAGCGACTACACCGGTCTGGGCACACCGGGGTTGATGAGTTATCTGAACAGCCGGAGCACTGCACGCGCCGTGGTGGACTCGGTGATCGCGGCCCGCCAGATGGATCTCGATCTGTCGCCGAAGTGGGCCGTCGTCGGACAGTCGCAGGGCGGGGGAGCCGCCGTCGCGACAGCCCGGTGGGCCACCGAGTTCAGCGCCGGTCGCGGGCTGGACTACCGCGGCGTCGTCGCGACCGGCACCCCGGCCAACGTCGAGAACATCGTCAAACAGGCCGGCCCCGACATGGCCGTCCCGCCCGAACTGGGCCCGATGGGCAGCGCCTACACCGCTTACATCGTCGCCGCGCTGCGAGAGGCCCGTCCCGACCTTGATCTGGACCAGGTGCTGACCCGGGAGGGCCGGGCGGCCGCGGACAAGGCCGAAACTCTCTGCGCCGCAGAGCTTCCCGGTGCACTCGAAGGGCTGAAAGTACCGGAGTTCTTCACCGCGCCGATCGCGTCGATCCCCGGCGCCCCTGAGGCGATCGACGCGTACATGGGCGTCCCCGCAACGGGATACGACCGCCCGGTGTTCCTCGGCGTCGGGATGCAGGACCGTGACGTCCCGCCGAACCTGACGCTGCGGTTTTCCGAACGGCTGACCGACAACGGTCAGGGCGTGACGCTGAAGGTGTATCCGGATTCCGACCACAGCGGCACCGTGCTGGCCTCGATTCCCGACTCGACGCCGTTCCTGGCACGGGCGCTGGCCTGA
- a CDS encoding GntR family transcriptional regulator gives MSPRTATKRSASRNNDERDASTASAAGADRGRRSDFVRPKTAQQAVVEALRHDITTGKLAPGSWIVQEAVAEQFGMSRIPIREALKTLEAEEYITYVPHSGYRVTKLSLGDLVEVFTLRAILEEALIRDAMPGVTDQIVDEMRSCNAEMDKALADGDLISVGVFNRQFHFLTFHASGMARTKRIVTQLWNTADAYRPMYSPLLDMPKVCHEHVAMIEAMAARDVERMVALNHEHRAHAIEPIHRIFDSEPDTPA, from the coding sequence ATGTCACCGCGCACCGCAACCAAACGTTCTGCGTCGCGGAACAACGACGAGCGCGACGCGTCGACGGCCTCGGCCGCGGGTGCCGACCGCGGACGCCGGTCGGACTTCGTCCGCCCCAAAACCGCCCAGCAGGCTGTCGTGGAGGCGCTGCGGCACGACATCACGACCGGCAAGCTGGCACCCGGCAGCTGGATCGTGCAGGAGGCCGTGGCCGAACAGTTCGGCATGTCGCGCATCCCGATCCGCGAAGCACTCAAGACGCTGGAGGCCGAGGAGTACATCACCTATGTGCCGCACAGCGGCTACCGCGTCACCAAACTCAGCCTGGGCGACCTGGTCGAGGTGTTCACCCTACGCGCCATCCTGGAGGAAGCGCTGATCCGGGATGCGATGCCCGGGGTCACCGACCAGATCGTCGACGAGATGCGCAGCTGTAACGCCGAAATGGACAAAGCGCTCGCCGACGGCGATCTGATCTCGGTGGGCGTGTTCAACCGGCAGTTCCATTTCCTGACCTTCCACGCCAGTGGGATGGCCCGCACCAAGCGCATCGTCACCCAGTTGTGGAACACCGCTGACGCCTACCGGCCGATGTACTCGCCGCTGCTCGACATGCCGAAGGTCTGCCACGAGCATGTGGCGATGATCGAGGCGATGGCCGCCCGCGACGTCGAACGGATGGTGGCGCTCAACCACGAGCACCGCGCCCACGCGATCGAGCCGATCCACCGGATCTTCGATTCCGAACCCGACACGCCGGCGTGA
- a CDS encoding RidA family protein, with protein sequence MTVADRLRELGLSLPAAPPPKGAYSPSRRCGDQLWVSGATARRAGVPALRGVVGDDVTVETAVEQAALAALNLLGAIEAAVGLDAVSTVIHLRGYVRAVGEFDAHPAVIDGASKVLIDVFGADVGAHARTAIGVASLPGGACVELDLVVSVAPA encoded by the coding sequence GTGACGGTCGCCGACCGGCTGCGCGAGCTGGGCTTGTCACTTCCTGCTGCGCCGCCCCCGAAGGGTGCCTATTCCCCGAGCCGGCGGTGCGGCGACCAGCTCTGGGTCTCCGGAGCGACGGCCCGCCGCGCCGGCGTGCCCGCGTTGCGCGGGGTCGTGGGCGACGACGTGACCGTCGAGACTGCCGTGGAGCAGGCGGCGCTGGCCGCGCTGAATCTTCTCGGCGCGATCGAGGCCGCCGTGGGGCTGGACGCGGTGAGTACGGTGATCCACCTGCGCGGCTATGTGCGCGCGGTCGGCGAGTTCGACGCTCACCCGGCGGTCATCGACGGAGCATCGAAGGTGTTGATCGATGTGTTCGGCGCCGACGTCGGTGCGCACGCGCGGACCGCGATCGGTGTCGCATCGTTGCCCGGTGGGGCGTGCGTGGAGCTCGATCTCGTGGTCAGCGTCGCACCGGCCTGA
- a CDS encoding SRPBCC family protein gives MNEFTVDAPLDDAWAVLTDIPTVVRCVPGAELDRHEGADYHARVTVKVGPIGMTLAGKATLVSQDDAAREMVVSGTAADRKGNGSTEATVRLVAREQAGRTVVTVTTDVELSGRIAQFGKSAIVPVSNRIIGQFVERLDAVIAGGPAPAPGATGERPSHPAPVPLPEWITLAVNGFAGLTLGLAIGRWLERLRPVRR, from the coding sequence ATGAACGAGTTCACGGTCGACGCGCCACTGGACGACGCATGGGCGGTGCTCACCGACATACCGACCGTCGTGCGGTGCGTCCCGGGTGCCGAGCTGGACCGTCACGAGGGCGCCGACTACCACGCCCGCGTCACCGTCAAGGTCGGACCGATCGGAATGACGTTGGCGGGCAAGGCGACTCTGGTCTCACAGGACGACGCGGCCAGGGAGATGGTGGTCTCGGGCACCGCCGCCGACCGCAAGGGCAACGGGTCGACCGAGGCCACGGTGCGCCTGGTGGCCCGCGAACAGGCGGGCCGTACGGTCGTCACCGTCACCACCGACGTCGAGCTCAGCGGCCGCATCGCGCAGTTCGGCAAGAGCGCGATCGTCCCGGTGAGCAACCGCATCATCGGCCAGTTCGTCGAGCGACTCGACGCGGTGATCGCCGGCGGTCCCGCGCCCGCGCCCGGCGCGACCGGCGAACGTCCGTCGCACCCGGCCCCGGTGCCGCTTCCGGAATGGATCACCTTGGCGGTCAACGGATTCGCTGGGCTCACGCTGGGCCTGGCGATAGGGCGCTGGCTGGAGCGCCTCAGGCCGGTGCGACGCTGA
- a CDS encoding LLM class flavin-dependent oxidoreductase, which yields MGAGLFPTEPAGAMCSYVRLCEDLGYDHVWFGDSQNIWRESSTVMGAAAVGTERIVFGTGVTNAVTRHPSLLASTWATLAEFTGGRVALGIGTGDSSLRTMGLKPLKLAELEKSITDLRALFRGEKVAEPTSGAEYHLNYLSGPVDIPIYIAASAPKILEMSGRIADGVIVLVGTAPEFIEGALRTIERGARQSGRTLDDLHIVLWTPTAIGEDSTEARDLVRAHVSRVAIRPLPAKVDPSLEKAIDRIREQYNYYEHMNPEAAHADLVPDELVDLFALAGTRAECAQRLKEIESLGVDQVSIVPFVRPGQSREGTIRAFADIVSGRQG from the coding sequence ATGGGTGCAGGACTGTTCCCGACCGAACCGGCGGGGGCGATGTGTTCCTATGTCCGGCTCTGTGAGGACCTCGGGTACGACCATGTCTGGTTCGGCGATTCCCAGAACATTTGGCGGGAGTCCTCGACGGTGATGGGCGCCGCCGCGGTCGGCACCGAGCGGATCGTGTTCGGCACGGGGGTGACCAACGCGGTCACCCGACACCCCTCGCTACTGGCCTCCACGTGGGCCACGTTGGCCGAGTTCACCGGCGGCCGAGTCGCTCTCGGTATCGGCACCGGGGATTCGTCGTTGCGGACGATGGGCCTCAAGCCGCTCAAGCTCGCCGAACTGGAGAAGTCCATCACGGACCTGCGCGCGCTGTTCCGCGGCGAGAAGGTCGCCGAACCCACCAGCGGGGCCGAGTACCACCTCAACTACCTCAGCGGCCCGGTGGACATCCCGATCTACATCGCCGCGTCCGCGCCCAAGATCCTGGAGATGTCCGGCCGCATCGCCGACGGCGTCATCGTGCTGGTGGGCACGGCACCCGAGTTCATCGAGGGTGCGCTGCGGACCATCGAGCGGGGCGCGCGGCAGAGTGGGCGCACGCTCGATGACCTCCACATCGTGCTGTGGACCCCGACGGCGATCGGCGAGGACAGCACCGAGGCGCGAGATCTGGTGCGCGCACACGTCTCCCGGGTCGCGATCCGCCCGTTGCCGGCCAAGGTGGACCCCTCGCTGGAAAAGGCCATCGACCGGATCAGGGAACAGTACAACTACTACGAGCACATGAACCCCGAGGCCGCGCACGCCGATCTGGTGCCCGACGAACTCGTCGATCTCTTCGCGCTGGCCGGCACGAGGGCAGAGTGCGCCCAGCGACTCAAGGAGATCGAGTCGCTCGGAGTCGACCAGGTGTCGATCGTCCCGTTCGTGCGGCCCGGGCAAAGTCGCGAGGGCACGATCCGCGCCTTCGCCGACATCGTCAGCGGCCGCCAGGGGTGA
- a CDS encoding ABC transporter substrate-binding protein: MSRFPKVIGAIVATSALLVGATACADESAGPADAGGSAGATTDTLSISATGVDSLPFMAILTAGINKKWFEEEGLKVDLFSGGGGGNTLRVVTSGDADMAIAGNSSVLLAAQQPNSNLKVVAPWFQVNDFSWISPPGRSIEGAVLGFSSAGSSTELLVKGLERELGQGVRAQAVGQMGDNWTAAKANQITAGWAMQPFIAEKQASENAEVLINSRDVLGDLPADLVAVNTDYAEANPENLKKFFKVADRLNEWVVSNPDEAGAEIGPLVGVSPEVMQAALRNSPDLAKAYSLKVDPEGLNNLSDLMLAAGQIDQPVDWATVLDQQYLPEDDRATF, translated from the coding sequence ATGTCACGGTTTCCCAAGGTCATCGGTGCAATCGTCGCAACGTCCGCACTGCTCGTCGGCGCCACCGCGTGCGCTGACGAATCTGCCGGACCGGCCGACGCCGGTGGCAGCGCGGGAGCCACGACCGACACGCTGAGCATCTCGGCGACCGGCGTCGACAGCCTGCCCTTCATGGCGATCCTGACCGCGGGAATCAACAAGAAGTGGTTCGAGGAGGAGGGGCTCAAGGTTGACCTGTTCTCCGGGGGTGGCGGCGGCAATACGCTGCGCGTGGTGACCAGCGGTGACGCCGACATGGCGATCGCGGGCAACAGCTCGGTACTTCTGGCTGCGCAGCAACCGAATTCGAACCTCAAGGTCGTCGCGCCGTGGTTCCAGGTCAATGACTTCTCGTGGATCAGCCCACCCGGGCGTTCGATCGAGGGCGCCGTGCTGGGCTTCAGCTCGGCCGGTTCGTCGACCGAGCTTCTGGTCAAGGGCCTGGAACGCGAACTCGGCCAGGGCGTCCGGGCCCAGGCCGTCGGCCAGATGGGTGACAACTGGACCGCCGCCAAGGCCAATCAGATCACCGCGGGCTGGGCGATGCAGCCGTTCATCGCCGAGAAGCAGGCCAGCGAGAACGCCGAGGTTCTGATCAACTCCCGCGACGTGCTGGGCGACCTGCCGGCCGACCTGGTCGCGGTCAACACCGACTACGCCGAGGCCAACCCCGAGAACCTGAAGAAGTTCTTCAAGGTCGCCGACCGGCTCAACGAGTGGGTCGTGTCCAACCCCGACGAGGCCGGCGCCGAGATCGGACCGCTGGTGGGGGTCTCCCCGGAGGTCATGCAGGCCGCCCTGCGCAACAGCCCCGATCTGGCCAAGGCTTACTCGCTCAAGGTCGATCCCGAAGGCCTGAACAACCTCTCCGACTTGATGCTGGCCGCCGGTCAGATCGACCAGCCCGTGGACTGGGCCACCGTGCTCGACCAGCAGTACCTGCCCGAGGACGACCGCGCCACCTTCTGA
- a CDS encoding ABC transporter ATP-binding protein — MNSPGIEMTGVSVVFDTPARRVTAVTGIDQSVPHASFVSIVGPSGCGKSTLLAVVAGLQKATTGTVSVAGKPVTGPDPKIGVVFQEDSTLPWRTVEENVSFAMEMIGVAKEARRRRAKEAIDLVGLSGFEKSYPSQLSGGMRQRVALARTLAVQPEVVLMDEPFAALDQQTRLFLGAEVRQIWARTKQTIMFVTHDISEAILLSQQVWVMSYRPGTIIDVVDIDLPGERDAGVVSTPRFNELHNRIWGSLQAESMRGFQQQETAAT, encoded by the coding sequence TTGAACTCACCAGGCATCGAGATGACCGGAGTGTCAGTCGTATTCGACACTCCCGCCCGCCGGGTCACGGCGGTCACCGGTATCGACCAGAGTGTTCCGCATGCGAGCTTTGTGTCCATCGTCGGACCGAGCGGATGCGGGAAGTCGACGCTGCTCGCGGTGGTTGCGGGGCTGCAGAAGGCGACCACCGGCACCGTCAGCGTCGCCGGCAAGCCGGTGACCGGCCCCGACCCCAAGATCGGCGTGGTGTTCCAGGAGGACTCGACACTTCCCTGGCGCACCGTCGAGGAAAACGTCAGCTTCGCTATGGAGATGATCGGGGTTGCGAAGGAGGCGCGGCGCAGGCGGGCCAAGGAGGCCATCGACCTGGTGGGCTTGAGCGGATTCGAGAAGTCCTATCCCTCACAGCTTTCCGGGGGTATGCGGCAGCGCGTCGCGCTGGCGCGCACGCTGGCCGTGCAGCCGGAGGTGGTGCTGATGGACGAGCCGTTCGCAGCCCTGGACCAGCAGACCCGGCTGTTCCTGGGTGCCGAGGTGCGCCAGATCTGGGCCAGGACCAAGCAGACGATCATGTTCGTCACCCACGACATCTCCGAGGCGATCCTGCTCTCGCAACAGGTCTGGGTGATGTCCTACCGTCCCGGCACCATCATCGACGTCGTCGACATCGACCTGCCGGGGGAGCGCGACGCCGGGGTGGTCTCAACGCCGCGGTTCAACGAGCTGCACAACCGGATCTGGGGATCCCTGCAGGCCGAGTCGATGCGCGGCTTCCAGCAGCAGGAGACGGCGGCCACGTGA
- a CDS encoding ABC transporter permease: protein MSTSFAATDDLPTEATPPGTPAGPQRRGRRFGKLAYSAGSTVLLLLAFTAFAEIGSAAGWWNDHVMPAPSVIVAELGVLLTESQFWLDAQRTGIEVALSILFGCLLGFAAGLLFWKVPLLGRVFEPYLVSFYAVPLVLFYPVMIGSSVSTRCR from the coding sequence GTGAGCACCTCGTTCGCAGCCACCGACGACCTGCCCACCGAGGCCACGCCGCCCGGCACGCCGGCTGGACCGCAGCGCCGCGGGCGACGGTTCGGAAAGCTGGCCTACAGCGCGGGGTCGACAGTGCTGCTGCTGCTGGCGTTCACCGCGTTCGCCGAGATCGGTTCCGCCGCGGGCTGGTGGAACGACCATGTGATGCCGGCGCCGTCGGTGATCGTCGCCGAGCTGGGTGTGCTGCTCACCGAATCGCAGTTTTGGCTTGATGCGCAGCGCACCGGCATCGAGGTGGCGCTGTCGATCCTGTTCGGCTGTTTGTTGGGGTTCGCCGCGGGCCTGCTGTTCTGGAAGGTGCCGTTGCTGGGCCGGGTGTTCGAGCCCTACCTGGTCTCGTTCTATGCCGTACCGCTGGTGCTGTTCTATCCGGTGATGATTGGCTCGTCGGTATCAACTCGATGTCGGTGA
- a CDS encoding ABC transporter permease — MSVIILATIMAAIPMALNTAVGLNQMPPVYMKLARSLRASPRQTLFAIAIPAAGPFIVAGLRLAVVYALIGTIAMEFTTAQAGLGYRIRYLYEIFDNVGMFAYIVVVLVLSCLLTVALATVERVLLRGRNA; from the coding sequence ATGTCGGTGATCATCCTGGCCACCATCATGGCGGCCATCCCGATGGCGTTGAACACCGCCGTGGGCCTGAATCAGATGCCGCCGGTGTACATGAAGTTGGCGCGCTCACTGAGAGCCTCGCCGCGGCAGACGCTGTTCGCCATCGCCATCCCGGCTGCCGGGCCGTTCATCGTCGCCGGTCTGCGGCTGGCGGTGGTGTACGCGCTGATCGGCACCATCGCGATGGAGTTCACGACGGCCCAGGCCGGATTGGGGTACCGCATCCGGTATCTCTACGAAATCTTCGACAACGTCGGCATGTTCGCCTACATCGTGGTCGTGCTGGTGCTCTCGTGCCTGCTCACGGTCGCGCTGGCCACCGTCGAGCGGGTGTTGTTGCGAGGGAGGAACGCGTGA
- a CDS encoding ABC transporter permease: protein MTATMPAPKPTSTDTASETVAPLRFSWRSLLASQAVGAGLLAVVVVLAWQVMSGLTFVIPSPVQTIVVLFENLSDPAYLFDLRVTAQSVLMAFVVGTAAGGGLGLMLGLSSRLRTIFEPLIIVLNGIPKIVLYPVLLPIFSLSGSKVVMGVLFALFPVLINVSTGVQEIPKVYWKLARSVRANAWQMLTHIIFPAIRRPMLTGIRLAVSLAVVGVVLSEFFATRRGLGRVVLQAYSHGDYPSMVATIMLLITISFGISIALWQWEKRLH from the coding sequence GTGACCGCCACCATGCCGGCCCCGAAACCGACCTCGACGGACACCGCATCCGAAACCGTTGCGCCACTCCGTTTCTCGTGGCGGTCCCTGCTGGCCAGCCAGGCGGTCGGGGCCGGCCTGTTGGCGGTGGTGGTGGTGCTCGCCTGGCAGGTGATGTCCGGTCTGACGTTCGTGATCCCGTCACCGGTGCAGACGATCGTGGTGCTGTTCGAGAATCTGTCCGACCCCGCCTACCTGTTCGACCTGCGGGTCACCGCGCAGTCAGTGCTGATGGCGTTCGTGGTCGGTACCGCCGCCGGCGGCGGGTTGGGCCTGATGCTGGGCCTGTCGAGCCGGCTGCGGACGATCTTCGAACCGCTCATCATCGTGCTCAACGGGATTCCCAAGATCGTGCTCTACCCGGTGCTGCTGCCGATCTTCAGCCTGTCGGGTTCCAAGGTCGTGATGGGCGTGCTGTTCGCCCTGTTCCCGGTGCTGATCAACGTGTCCACCGGCGTGCAGGAGATCCCGAAGGTCTACTGGAAACTGGCACGCTCGGTCCGCGCGAATGCCTGGCAGATGTTGACCCACATCATCTTCCCGGCCATCCGGCGTCCGATGCTGACCGGGATCCGGCTCGCCGTCAGCCTCGCGGTGGTCGGCGTCGTGCTGTCGGAGTTCTTCGCCACCCGGCGCGGTCTGGGCAGGGTGGTGCTGCAGGCTTACAGCCACGGTGATTACCCGTCGATGGTAGCCACCATCATGCTGCTGATCACCATCTCGTTCGGCATCTCGATCGCCTTGTGGCAGTGGGAGAAACGGCTACATTGA